The following is a genomic window from Antechinus flavipes isolate AdamAnt ecotype Samford, QLD, Australia chromosome 3, AdamAnt_v2, whole genome shotgun sequence.
gaaataaggtcctttaaaaaagaatctgttaaaaaaaatagacatgtTGATCCAGTAATTGAATCATAATCATGAAATGAgacaaaagggggaaatgaaggaggagggaaagccaAGGTTGATACTTGTTTTCTTCATGGGAGCCATGGGAGGGAAGcagcttgggggaaaaaagactttgtttggagggaggaggggtctTTCCTTACCATGTTTCCATCTCAGCACATCAGAAAGGTAAGATCTTGAGGCTTGCACATGATTATGTTACTGCTCAGTGACCCAAGGAGGAGATCTTTCCAAGTactaagagggaaggaaggaattttcttCTCAGGAGATGGTGACTCTGAAGTGTGGGATGAGAAGAAAGTGAGAACTCAGCCCTGAAGCAGACTCTGGAAAATCCTATCAAAAGACAGGAGTTGTCACCTTTTTGAGGGTGGATTTAAGAGAGGTGTTAAGCAGgggaagagatataaaaaggCTCACACAGCTCAGTGCCAGTATCTTTTGCTGCCAGAGCTCAAGGGCAGGAGCTAGCACTCTCCCTACCTGAAAAGGAAGGATTCAGAGGCTTAGGAACCTTAGGAACATACATGCAAGAGTTTAATTGCTAACCTCCAGTCAGGTCTGGCTTGCTTGCATCTGCCTCATCTACCTCACTGACTGTGTGACTGAGAGTGTAGAGAGGGCCTTCTCCAGGGCAGTGAGGGGGCCACTGAAACCTCAGCCTATATAGAGTGCAAAGTGGTCAATCATTAGACAAGGCGACTGGCTGCTGAGCAGGAACCTGCAGACTCTGTGCATCACTGGCAAGATGCTCCAAACTCACCTGCTGCAGAAAAAGATGGGCCTGAGCACTTGTGACCAACATGGAGAACAAGAGATGTTCTTCTGTGAGGAAGACCAGAGGCCCCTCTGTGAATCCTGCTTATCAGCCCCAGAGCATAAGAACCACCAAGTCCTTCCCTTGGAGACAGCTGCTGATAAGTGCAAGAAGAAGCTCCGGGAGATATGGAGCATCCTacagaagaaagaacagaaatttCAAATTGCACTGGATATTTTGAGAAGAAGAAAGGCACAATTCACAGAGCGTACCTACACTTTGAAAGAGACAGCTTTTTCTGAATATGGCAAAATTCACCAATTCTTATGGGATGAAAATTATGAATACCAAAAAAGATTGGTGAAGGCATCCAGAAGGAACCTGCTCCAAGTAGAAGAGACTGAGATCAAGCTGTTCCAACAAATACAAAAGCTGCAACAAGTGAAGTTTGAAGTAGAAGAGAATTTGGACATGATGCCCTTGGAAATGATCCAAGCTGTGCCAGacactttgaaaaaaaaggaagaacttggACTCCAAAGATCAGCACttccttccatttccttgccTACCTGCTCCATTACAGGCATGCGAGAAATGCTTATGAGTTTCCACAGGGATATAACTCTTGATCCTGAATCAGCCCATCCTCATCTCATCCTGTCTGAGGATTTGAAGAGGGTCCAGTATGGAAGCATCTGTCAAGACCTGCCTGACAACAAAGAGAGATTTGACTGTGTTCTTGGGGTTTTAGGAGCCCAGAAATTCACCTCAGGAAAACACTATTGGGAAGTGGAGGTGGGAGACAAGACAGCATGGGAATTGGGCATCTGTAAAGATTCAGtcaggagaaaagagaaacatgCT
Proteins encoded in this region:
- the LOC127557124 gene encoding probable E3 ubiquitin-protein ligase TRIML1 yields the protein MLQTHLLQKKMGLSTCDQHGEQEMFFCEEDQRPLCESCLSAPEHKNHQVLPLETAADKCKKKLREIWSILQKKEQKFQIALDILRRRKAQFTERTYTLKETAFSEYGKIHQFLWDENYEYQKRLVKASRRNLLQVEETEIKLFQQIQKLQQVKFEVEENLDMMPLEMIQAVPDTLKKKEELGLQRSALPSISLPTCSITGMREMLMSFHRDITLDPESAHPHLILSEDLKRVQYGSICQDLPDNKERFDCVLGVLGAQKFTSGKHYWEVEVGDKTAWELGICKDSVRRKEKHAFSSEDAMTVTAFTSGNSFFFCTSDKNFLLRRPLHKVGIFFDYDKQQIAFYDLTYRCLIYSNSNMDLEGPLCPYFSPCLPNEKNTPGSLIICPKSPQ